One genomic segment of Elusimicrobiota bacterium includes these proteins:
- a CDS encoding GuaB3 family IMP dehydrogenase-related protein, which yields MGLFIGKDREARRAYGFDEVAIAPGTITCNPEEVNITTQISNIKLEIPFLASAMDGVVDVKFAIAMGKLGGLAVLNLDGIQTRYEHPEEILEKIAKATPEEATKLVQDIYKEQVKEKLVEQRVKEIKKGGIIAAVSCIPTNALKIGPIAKEAGADIFVIQSTVATARHTATKYKALDYSKFCKDMAIPVIIGNVVSYDAALELMETGCAALLVGVGPGAACTSRGVLGIGVPQVTATVDCAAARNSYQKKSKKYISIITDGGMSSGGDICKAFASGADAVMVGSAFAKTKEAPGKGYHWGMATPHENLPRGTRIHVGITGTLEEILYGPAHLDDGTQNLVGALRTCMGSVGAQTIKKLQKAELVIAPDIKSEGKIFQRAQRIGMGK from the coding sequence ATGGGTTTATTTATTGGAAAAGACCGTGAAGCCAGAAGGGCGTACGGTTTTGATGAGGTTGCAATTGCTCCGGGAACTATAACCTGTAATCCCGAAGAAGTTAATATAACAACTCAAATTAGCAATATAAAATTAGAAATTCCCTTTCTTGCCAGCGCGATGGATGGTGTAGTTGATGTTAAGTTTGCAATAGCTATGGGAAAACTGGGCGGCCTTGCGGTATTGAATCTTGACGGAATACAAACACGGTACGAACATCCCGAAGAAATTCTGGAAAAAATTGCAAAAGCTACTCCTGAAGAAGCGACAAAATTAGTTCAGGATATTTACAAAGAGCAAGTGAAAGAGAAACTTGTTGAGCAAAGAGTTAAAGAAATCAAAAAAGGCGGGATAATAGCAGCAGTTTCTTGTATCCCCACAAATGCATTAAAGATCGGTCCTATAGCCAAAGAGGCAGGTGCTGATATTTTTGTTATCCAGTCAACTGTTGCAACCGCGCGTCATACCGCAACAAAATATAAGGCATTGGATTATTCAAAATTTTGTAAAGATATGGCTATACCGGTAATAATAGGTAATGTTGTAAGTTATGATGCGGCATTAGAACTTATGGAAACCGGTTGCGCGGCGCTTCTTGTGGGGGTTGGCCCCGGAGCGGCCTGCACATCAAGAGGAGTTTTGGGAATCGGAGTCCCGCAGGTGACAGCAACTGTCGACTGCGCCGCGGCAAGAAATTCTTATCAAAAAAAATCAAAAAAATATATTTCAATTATAACTGACGGCGGTATGAGTTCCGGCGGGGATATATGCAAGGCATTTGCATCCGGAGCAGATGCGGTGATGGTAGGTTCCGCTTTCGCAAAAACCAAAGAAGCGCCCGGCAAAGGTTACCACTGGGGAATGGCAACACCCCATGAGAACTTACCCCGCGGGACAAGGATTCATGTCGGAATAACAGGAACTTTGGAAGAAATATTGTACGGGCCCGCCCATTTGGATGACGGAACCCAAAATCTAGTAGGAGCTTTGCGCACCTGCATGGGATCCGTCGGAGCTCAAACAATAAAAAAGCTTCAAAAGGCGGAATTGGTGATCGCTCCGGATATTAAATCGGAAGGAAAGATTTTTCAACGCGCTCAACGCATAGGCATGGGAAAGTAA